In Burkholderia gladioli, a genomic segment contains:
- a CDS encoding MFS transporter: protein MSWTREQRNVTIAAYLGWTLDAFDFFLMVFVLKDIAAEFNTKIPAVAFAVTLTLAMRPLGALIFGRLADRFGRRPTLMVNIACYSVLELASGFAPSLGALLVMRALFGIAMGGEWGVGSALTMETVPPHSRGIVSGLLQAGYPSGYLLASVVFGVLYQYIGWRGMFMIGVVPALLVLYVRSHVPESPAWKQMEKRPRPSLVATLKQNWKLSVYAVVLMTAFNFFSHGTQDLYPTFLREQHHFDPHTVSWITIVLNIGAIVGGLAFGSISEKIGRRRAIFIAALIALPVLPLWAFSSGALALAAGAFLMQISVQGAWGVIPVHLNEISPDEIRATFPGFVYQLGNLLASGNATMQAQLAVDNGNDYGHALAIVAGTVAVVIAVLILFSRERRGIDMTQSAAQAAATH, encoded by the coding sequence ATGAGCTGGACCCGGGAACAAAGAAACGTAACGATCGCTGCCTATCTCGGCTGGACCCTCGACGCCTTCGATTTCTTCCTGATGGTATTCGTGCTGAAGGATATCGCCGCGGAATTCAATACGAAAATCCCGGCGGTGGCCTTTGCCGTCACCCTGACCCTGGCCATGCGTCCGCTCGGCGCCCTGATCTTCGGCCGTCTCGCCGACCGTTTCGGCCGTCGGCCAACCCTGATGGTCAACATCGCCTGCTATTCGGTGCTGGAGCTCGCCTCGGGTTTCGCGCCCAGCCTCGGCGCCCTGCTCGTGATGCGCGCGCTGTTCGGCATCGCGATGGGCGGCGAATGGGGCGTCGGCTCCGCGCTGACCATGGAAACCGTGCCGCCGCATTCGCGCGGCATCGTCTCGGGACTGCTGCAGGCCGGCTATCCGAGCGGTTATCTGCTCGCCTCGGTGGTGTTCGGCGTGCTCTACCAGTACATCGGCTGGCGCGGCATGTTCATGATCGGGGTGGTGCCGGCGCTGCTGGTGCTCTACGTGCGCTCGCACGTGCCCGAGTCGCCCGCCTGGAAGCAGATGGAAAAGCGCCCGCGGCCGAGCCTGGTCGCCACGCTCAAGCAGAACTGGAAGCTGTCGGTCTACGCGGTGGTGCTGATGACGGCCTTCAACTTCTTCTCGCACGGCACCCAGGATCTCTACCCGACCTTCCTGCGCGAGCAGCATCACTTCGACCCGCATACGGTGTCGTGGATCACCATCGTCCTGAACATCGGCGCGATCGTCGGCGGCCTCGCCTTCGGTTCGATCTCCGAAAAGATCGGCCGGCGCCGCGCGATCTTCATCGCCGCGCTGATCGCGCTGCCGGTGCTGCCGCTGTGGGCCTTCTCGAGCGGCGCGCTCGCGCTGGCGGCCGGCGCCTTCCTGATGCAGATCTCGGTGCAGGGCGCCTGGGGCGTGATCCCGGTCCACCTCAACGAGATCTCGCCCGACGAGATCCGCGCGACCTTCCCGGGTTTCGTCTATCAGCTCGGCAACCTGCTCGCCTCGGGCAATGCCACCATGCAGGCGCAGCTCGCCGTGGACAACGGCAACGACTACGGCCACGCGCTGGCCATCGTGGCCGGCACGGTGGCCGTGGTGATCGCGGTGCTGATCCTGTTCAGCCGCGAACGACGCGGCATCGACATGACGCAGAGTGCCGCGCAAGCCGCCGCCACCCACTGA
- a CDS encoding ParB-like protein: protein MALGRDVHLIPARLAALKPTQMTIGFREVEAKRKHWQSLGKKARREAIDLHWFPAVLGPGQALFIVDHHHLGRALLEEGVTDVKAMLLKDLSWLDDTIFWRMMEHNQWVHPFGPDGSRHDYDRLPGVLTALRDDPYRSLAGELRTAGGYAKDTTPFSEFLWADYLRGKIPVERIRKHFAKALKEALAHAHALDARYLPGWTGVFEPRP from the coding sequence ATGGCACTGGGCCGCGATGTCCATCTGATTCCCGCCAGGCTGGCGGCGCTGAAACCCACGCAAATGACGATCGGCTTTCGCGAGGTCGAGGCCAAGCGCAAGCACTGGCAGTCGCTGGGCAAGAAGGCGCGCCGTGAGGCGATCGACCTGCACTGGTTTCCGGCCGTGCTCGGCCCGGGGCAGGCGCTGTTCATCGTCGATCACCATCATCTCGGCCGTGCCTTGCTGGAAGAGGGCGTGACCGATGTGAAGGCGATGCTGCTGAAGGACCTGTCCTGGCTCGACGACACGATCTTCTGGCGGATGATGGAGCACAACCAGTGGGTGCATCCCTTCGGTCCCGACGGTTCGCGTCACGACTACGACCGCCTGCCGGGCGTGCTGACGGCGCTGCGCGACGATCCCTATCGCAGCCTGGCCGGCGAGCTGCGCACCGCCGGCGGTTACGCCAAGGACACCACGCCGTTCAGCGAATTCCTGTGGGCCGACTACCTGCGCGGCAAGATTCCGGTCGAGCGGATCCGCAAGCATTTCGCCAAGGCGCTCAAGGAGGCGCTGGCCCATGCGCATGCGCTGGATGCGCGCTACCTGCCGGGCTGGACCGGCGTATTCGAGCCGAGGCCCTGA
- a CDS encoding NAD(P)H-dependent flavin oxidoreductase yields MGNWQDNRILDLFGIELPIIQAPMAGATTPEMVIATSEAGGLGSLPGAMLSVEQMKAALDRIRGATTRPINLNFFAHTDPAPDPAGQLAWRAALARYYVELGLDPAEPVPSAGRAPFNTAYCEVVEAYRPEVVSFHFGLPEAALLARVKRAGARVIASATTVREARWLVERGVDAVIAMGYEAGGHRGNFLSDDMSTQVGTLALVPQIVDAVPVPVIAAGGIADPRGVRAAFALGASAVQVGTAYLLTPEAKVSAFHRDALRTAGEDETALTNLFTGRPARGIANRLMREIGPMSKVAPAFPTAGGALAPLRAVTEKTGRSDFSNMWSGQAARLAREMSSAALTRYLVEADAS; encoded by the coding sequence ATGGGCAACTGGCAAGACAATCGAATTCTCGACCTGTTCGGCATCGAACTGCCGATCATCCAGGCGCCGATGGCCGGGGCGACCACGCCCGAGATGGTGATCGCCACCAGCGAGGCGGGCGGGCTCGGCTCGCTGCCGGGCGCGATGCTGTCGGTCGAGCAGATGAAGGCGGCGCTCGACCGGATTCGCGGCGCCACCACCCGGCCGATCAACCTCAATTTCTTCGCGCATACCGATCCCGCGCCGGATCCGGCCGGGCAGCTCGCTTGGCGGGCGGCGCTGGCGCGCTACTACGTCGAGCTCGGGCTCGATCCGGCCGAGCCGGTGCCGTCGGCCGGGCGCGCGCCCTTCAATACCGCCTATTGCGAGGTGGTGGAGGCCTATCGGCCCGAGGTCGTCAGCTTCCATTTCGGCCTGCCGGAAGCCGCCTTGCTGGCGCGCGTCAAGCGGGCCGGCGCGCGCGTGATCGCCTCGGCCACCACGGTCAGGGAAGCGCGCTGGCTGGTCGAGCGCGGCGTCGACGCGGTGATCGCGATGGGCTACGAGGCCGGCGGCCATCGCGGCAATTTCCTCTCGGACGACATGTCGACCCAGGTCGGTACGCTGGCCCTGGTGCCGCAGATCGTCGACGCGGTGCCGGTGCCGGTGATCGCCGCCGGCGGCATCGCCGATCCGCGCGGCGTGCGGGCCGCCTTCGCGCTCGGCGCCTCGGCCGTGCAGGTCGGCACGGCCTATCTGCTGACGCCCGAAGCCAAGGTGAGCGCCTTCCACCGCGATGCGCTGCGTACCGCCGGCGAGGACGAGACCGCGCTGACCAACCTGTTTACCGGGCGGCCCGCGCGCGGTATCGCGAATCGGCTGATGCGCGAGATCGGCCCGATGTCCAAGGTGGCGCCGGCGTTCCCGACCGCCGGCGGCGCGCTGGCGCCGCTGCGCGCGGTGACCGAGAAGACGGGGCGTTCCGATTTCAGCAACATGTGGTCGGGGCAGGCGGCGCGGCTGGCGCGCGAGATGTCCTCGGCCGCGCTGACGCGTTACCTGGTCGAGGCCGATGCGTCCTGA
- a CDS encoding tautomerase family protein, with translation MPYVNIKVTREGTAPGASATTPEQKKALIKGVSDLLFEVMGKPHHTTFVVIDEVELDSWGVGGVTTPEWREQQRAAAKAGGDA, from the coding sequence ATGCCGTACGTCAATATCAAGGTCACCCGCGAGGGCACCGCACCCGGCGCCAGCGCCACCACGCCCGAGCAGAAGAAGGCGCTGATCAAGGGCGTCAGCGACCTGCTGTTCGAGGTGATGGGCAAGCCGCATCACACCACCTTTGTGGTGATCGACGAGGTCGAGCTCGACAGTTGGGGCGTGGGCGGCGTCACGACTCCCGAATGGCGCGAGCAGCAGCGCGCCGCCGCCAAGGCCGGCGGCGACGCTTGA
- a CDS encoding SulP family inorganic anion transporter, translated as MPVQPVPDVAPRDPAHFAAIAAPAMPRGERNWRDALAGVSIAGLLIPEAVAYAGLANLPPQAGLIALLVGLVVYAVLGSSRFAIVSSTSSSAAVLAATVLSETGATAAAQLALAAALVATTGVLFLIAGAARLGGISDFIARPVLRGFTFGLALTIVIKQLPKILVVPVHHSDTPHVFLDLLRGLPQANPSSVVVGAVALAILFLLGNRSRAPATLIVIVLGIAAGYGIDWRVHGVAVVGRIDLQHVALGLPSLDRTAWTQTIELGFALMLILYAESYGSIRNFALKHGDTVSPNRDLVALGCANLVSGLLHGMPVGAGYSASSANEAAGAQSRLSGACAALVIALIVWLLLPQLARTPEPVLAAIVIFAVSHSLHPAAFGPYWRWHRDRLLVVAAILAVLVLGVLNGLLVSIAMSLLFTVRKLSEPKISELGRLRDSRDFVDVSIHADATPVPGMLIVRPEGPLFFANAERVLARVRQLAHAAGALTTIVLSLEESPDLDGTAIEALKTFAAECEARGWRLRLVRLKPEVLEVLRRASDDGLREEALSELSVDDAVARCG; from the coding sequence ATGCCCGTGCAGCCGGTGCCCGACGTGGCGCCGCGTGATCCCGCGCACTTCGCGGCCATCGCCGCGCCGGCGATGCCGCGTGGCGAGCGCAACTGGCGCGATGCGCTGGCCGGCGTGTCGATCGCGGGCCTGTTGATCCCCGAGGCGGTGGCCTACGCGGGACTCGCGAACCTGCCGCCGCAGGCCGGCCTGATCGCCTTGCTGGTCGGCCTGGTGGTCTACGCGGTGCTCGGCAGCAGCCGTTTCGCGATCGTCTCGTCGACCTCGTCCTCGGCGGCCGTGCTGGCCGCCACCGTGTTGTCGGAAACGGGCGCCACGGCCGCCGCGCAACTGGCCCTGGCCGCCGCCCTGGTGGCCACCACCGGCGTGCTGTTCCTGATCGCCGGGGCCGCGAGGCTGGGCGGCATCTCGGACTTCATCGCCCGGCCGGTGCTGCGCGGATTCACCTTCGGCCTGGCCCTGACGATCGTGATCAAGCAGTTGCCGAAGATCCTCGTGGTGCCGGTCCATCACAGCGACACGCCGCATGTGTTCCTCGATCTGCTGCGCGGGCTGCCGCAGGCGAATCCGTCCAGCGTCGTGGTCGGGGCCGTCGCGCTCGCGATCCTGTTCCTGCTCGGCAATCGCTCGCGCGCTCCGGCGACGCTGATCGTGATCGTGCTTGGCATCGCCGCCGGTTACGGGATCGACTGGCGCGTGCACGGGGTGGCCGTGGTCGGCCGGATCGATCTGCAGCATGTGGCGCTCGGCCTGCCTTCGCTCGATCGCACGGCCTGGACCCAGACCATCGAGCTGGGCTTCGCGCTGATGCTGATCCTGTACGCGGAGTCCTATGGTTCGATCCGCAACTTCGCGTTGAAGCATGGCGACACGGTCTCGCCGAATCGCGATCTGGTCGCGCTCGGCTGCGCCAACCTGGTGTCGGGGCTGCTGCATGGCATGCCGGTCGGCGCGGGTTATTCGGCCAGTTCGGCGAACGAGGCGGCCGGCGCGCAGAGCCGGCTCTCGGGCGCCTGCGCGGCGCTCGTGATCGCGCTGATCGTCTGGCTGCTGCTGCCGCAACTGGCGCGCACGCCGGAGCCGGTGCTGGCCGCGATCGTGATCTTCGCGGTCAGCCATTCGCTGCATCCGGCCGCGTTCGGGCCTTACTGGCGCTGGCATCGCGACCGCCTGCTGGTGGTCGCGGCGATCCTGGCGGTACTCGTGCTGGGCGTGCTCAACGGCTTGCTGGTGTCGATCGCGATGAGCCTGCTGTTTACCGTGCGCAAGCTGTCCGAGCCCAAGATCAGTGAGTTGGGGCGCTTGCGCGACAGCCGTGATTTCGTCGACGTGTCGATCCATGCCGATGCGACGCCGGTGCCCGGCATGCTGATCGTGCGGCCGGAAGGGCCGTTGTTCTTCGCGAACGCCGAGCGTGTGCTGGCGCGTGTGCGGCAACTCGCGCATGCGGCCGGGGCCCTGACGACGATCGTCCTGAGCCTGGAGGAATCGCCGGATCTCGACGGAACGGCGATCGAGGCCTTGAAGACCTTTGCTGCCGAGTGCGAGGCGCGGGGCTGGCGTTTGCGGCTGGTGCGGCTGAAGCCCGAGGTGCTCGAGGTGCTGCGGCGAGCCAGTGACGACGGGCTGCGGGAGGAGGCGCTGTCGGAGCTGAGTGTGGATGACGCGGTGGCGCGCTGTGGGTGA
- a CDS encoding SDR family NAD(P)-dependent oxidoreductase gives MSNQQKVAIVTGASQGIGAGIVEAYRRQGYAVVANSRNIRQGDDAGVVAVPGNISDREVAQQVVKTALDRFGRIDTLINNAGIFIGKPFTEYTPEEFTRVLSVNLGGFFHVTQLALEPMLAQRHGHVVQITTTLVRQAISGAPSGLATLTKGGLDAVTRGLAIEYAKSGVRVNAVAPGIIKTPMHPAETHAFLDNLHPMGRMGEVSEIVDAVMYLERAGFVTGETLSVDGGQHAGRW, from the coding sequence ATGAGCAATCAACAGAAAGTCGCCATCGTGACGGGCGCATCGCAAGGCATCGGCGCCGGCATCGTCGAGGCCTATCGCAGGCAGGGTTACGCGGTGGTCGCGAATTCGCGAAACATCCGCCAGGGCGACGACGCGGGCGTGGTGGCGGTGCCGGGCAACATCAGCGATCGCGAGGTCGCGCAGCAGGTGGTGAAGACGGCGCTCGATCGCTTCGGCCGCATCGATACGCTGATCAACAATGCCGGCATCTTCATCGGCAAGCCGTTCACCGAATACACGCCCGAGGAGTTCACGCGGGTGCTGAGCGTGAACCTGGGCGGCTTCTTCCACGTCACCCAGCTGGCGCTCGAGCCGATGCTCGCGCAGCGTCACGGCCACGTCGTGCAGATCACCACCACGCTGGTGCGCCAGGCGATCAGCGGCGCGCCCTCGGGGCTCGCCACGCTGACCAAGGGCGGCCTCGACGCGGTCACGCGCGGCCTGGCGATCGAGTACGCGAAGAGCGGCGTGCGCGTGAACGCGGTGGCGCCCGGCATCATCAAGACGCCGATGCATCCGGCCGAAACCCATGCCTTCCTCGACAACCTGCATCCGATGGGCCGCATGGGCGAGGTGTCCGAGATCGTCGACGCGGTGATGTACCTCGAGCGCGCCGGCTTCGTGACCGGCGAGACGCTCAGTGTCGACGGCGGCCAGCACGCCGGCCGCTGGTAA
- a CDS encoding GNAT family N-acetyltransferase translates to MTDACHRPGNGVPPLRTERLILRARTLDDLEACLAMDRDPEVTRHIPGPWGDPLAHRRFVLDRITRGYPPGHGYWVLAEAREPARFLGWVLLLPVEGSEAPEIGWRLVRDAWGQGYASEAAACVIRHAFDAVQVSALIADIAVDNAASLKLARKLGMRALDVVEDESGSWLRHRLDAPGAACSP, encoded by the coding sequence ATGACGGATGCCTGCCATCGACCCGGAAACGGGGTGCCGCCGTTGCGGACCGAGCGACTGATCCTGCGTGCGCGCACGCTCGACGATCTCGAGGCCTGCCTGGCGATGGACCGCGATCCGGAGGTCACCCGCCATATCCCGGGGCCGTGGGGCGATCCGCTCGCGCATCGGCGCTTCGTGCTCGATCGCATCACGCGCGGCTATCCGCCGGGGCATGGCTACTGGGTGCTGGCCGAGGCGCGCGAGCCGGCGCGTTTCCTCGGCTGGGTCCTGCTGCTGCCCGTCGAGGGCAGCGAGGCGCCCGAGATCGGCTGGCGCCTGGTACGCGATGCCTGGGGGCAGGGTTATGCGAGCGAGGCGGCGGCCTGCGTGATCCGGCATGCCTTCGATGCCGTGCAGGTCTCGGCGCTGATCGCCGACATCGCCGTCGACAATGCCGCCTCGCTGAAGCTGGCGCGCAAGCTGGGCATGCGAGCGCTCGACGTCGTCGAGGACGAATCCGGCTCGTGGCTGCGGCACCGGCTCGATGCCCCGGGCGCGGCCTGTTCGCCCTGA
- a CDS encoding LysR family transcriptional regulator, which yields MAEKKRTEVDWQDVRVFLALGRHGSLSAAARALGVNHATISRRIQSLEATLGEKLAERRPEGYVLTPAGTRALSVASDMETAVQTLGRGGTDDAPKGIVRVNAPPALSQAFLTRRLAEVPILFPGLDIDLATDLRSISLERHEADIAVRIDKPEDGDFIAKPVGSIDFGFYGTPAVCERVEGGEAPILVGFDEANSHMPDASWLGQHYPQARIAFRANNHVAQATAACAGVGLAMLPHYVGRQLPELRACALSPVRPSRDIWLLIRRPDRKDLPIRTVVDYLTRRFEEARDLFEA from the coding sequence ATGGCTGAGAAAAAACGCACAGAGGTCGATTGGCAGGATGTTCGCGTGTTCCTGGCATTGGGGCGGCACGGGAGCCTGTCGGCGGCCGCCCGCGCACTGGGGGTCAACCACGCGACGATTTCGCGACGAATCCAGTCGCTGGAGGCCACGCTCGGCGAGAAGCTGGCGGAACGCCGGCCGGAAGGTTATGTGCTGACGCCGGCCGGCACGCGCGCCCTGAGCGTGGCAAGCGACATGGAGACGGCGGTGCAGACGCTGGGACGCGGCGGTACCGACGATGCGCCGAAGGGCATCGTGCGCGTGAATGCACCGCCGGCGCTCTCGCAGGCCTTCCTGACGCGCCGTCTGGCCGAGGTGCCGATCCTGTTCCCCGGGCTCGACATCGACCTGGCGACAGACCTGCGCTCGATCAGTCTCGAGCGGCACGAGGCCGACATCGCGGTGCGCATCGACAAACCCGAGGATGGCGACTTCATCGCCAAGCCGGTCGGGTCGATAGATTTCGGTTTTTATGGCACGCCGGCCGTCTGCGAGCGCGTGGAAGGCGGCGAGGCACCGATCCTGGTGGGTTTCGACGAAGCGAACAGCCATATGCCGGATGCGAGCTGGCTCGGCCAGCACTATCCGCAGGCGCGGATCGCGTTTCGCGCCAACAACCACGTCGCACAGGCCACCGCGGCCTGCGCGGGCGTCGGGCTGGCGATGCTGCCGCACTACGTGGGGCGCCAGTTGCCCGAGTTGCGCGCCTGCGCGCTGAGCCCGGTGCGGCCCTCGCGTGACATCTGGCTGCTGATCCGGCGACCGGACCGCAAGGACCTGCCGATCCGAACCGTGGTCGACTACCTGACGCGGCGCTTCGAGGAAGCGCGGGACCTGTTCGAGGCCTGA
- a CDS encoding alanyl-tRNA editing protein — protein sequence MPTSALFRDDPYLRQCTTRVTHIDESGLTLERTVFYPHGGGQLGDTGVITLGDGSRLAIADARKSQLPGATPDDVLHVPAPDQLAVLSKLAVGDEVAIEIDWARRNRMMRLHTASHLMCGALPYPVDGCSITPDYARLDFVTSEPLAREEIDATLAKWVEAARAVTIEQISDEALQANPDLVRTMSVKPPSGFGTVRLVRIDGIDLQPCGGTHVANTAEIGPIHVTKMEKKTARTRRVVLGFIE from the coding sequence ATGCCCACGTCAGCCCTGTTCCGCGACGATCCTTATCTGCGCCAATGCACCACCCGCGTCACGCATATCGACGAATCCGGTCTCACGCTGGAGCGCACCGTGTTCTACCCGCATGGCGGCGGTCAGCTCGGCGACACGGGTGTCATCACGCTGGGCGACGGCAGCCGCCTCGCGATCGCCGATGCGCGCAAGAGCCAGCTCCCCGGCGCCACGCCGGATGATGTGCTCCACGTACCCGCGCCGGACCAGCTTGCCGTGCTGTCGAAGCTCGCCGTCGGCGATGAAGTCGCGATCGAGATCGACTGGGCACGGCGCAACCGGATGATGCGCCTGCACACAGCATCGCACCTGATGTGCGGCGCGCTGCCGTATCCCGTCGATGGTTGCAGCATCACGCCCGATTACGCGCGACTCGATTTCGTGACCAGCGAGCCGCTGGCGCGCGAGGAGATCGACGCGACCCTGGCGAAGTGGGTGGAGGCCGCGCGCGCCGTGACGATCGAGCAGATCAGCGACGAGGCGCTGCAGGCCAATCCCGACCTGGTGCGCACCATGAGCGTCAAGCCGCCGAGCGGTTTCGGCACGGTGCGCCTGGTGCGCATCGACGGCATCGACCTGCAGCCCTGCGGCGGCACGCATGTCGCCAACACGGCCGAGATCGGGCCGATCCACGTGACCAAGATGGAGAAGAAAACCGCGCGCACGCGCCGCGTCGTGCTCGGTTTCATCGAGTGA
- a CDS encoding DNA-3-methyladenine glycosylase I, whose translation MSTIPKKATKPQAARPVEVVVGEDGLARPPWAAVDPLLKHYYDTEWGMPVRDEQGLFERLSLEAFQSGLSWLTILRKREAFRDAFRGFVPEQVAAFGERDVERLLADERIIRNRSKILAAINNAAATIRLREEGGLAEFIWSFRPDKTPEPRTVDEIPTTSPESEALSKGLRKRGFVFVGPTTMFALMEATGIVDTHLMASHRRGCSGVWER comes from the coding sequence ATGAGCACGATCCCGAAGAAGGCCACGAAACCCCAGGCAGCCCGACCCGTCGAGGTCGTCGTCGGCGAGGATGGACTCGCGCGCCCGCCTTGGGCCGCGGTCGATCCGCTGCTCAAGCACTATTACGACACCGAGTGGGGCATGCCGGTGCGCGACGAGCAGGGCCTGTTCGAGCGGCTGAGCCTGGAAGCATTCCAGTCGGGCTTGTCCTGGCTGACCATCCTGCGCAAGCGCGAGGCCTTCCGCGACGCATTTCGCGGTTTCGTCCCGGAGCAGGTGGCTGCCTTCGGCGAGCGCGATGTCGAGCGGCTGCTGGCAGACGAGCGGATCATCCGCAACCGCTCGAAGATCCTCGCGGCGATCAACAACGCGGCGGCGACGATCCGCCTGCGCGAGGAGGGCGGCCTGGCCGAGTTCATCTGGTCGTTCCGGCCGGACAAGACGCCCGAGCCGCGCACGGTGGACGAGATTCCGACCACGTCGCCCGAATCGGAGGCGCTGAGCAAGGGGCTGCGCAAGCGCGGTTTCGTGTTCGTCGGGCCGACCACCATGTTCGCGCTGATGGAGGCGACGGGGATCGTGGATACGCATCTGATGGCGAGCCATCGGCGCGGGTGCTCGGGAGTGTGGGAGCGGTAG